From Nymphaea colorata isolate Beijing-Zhang1983 chromosome 6, ASM883128v2, whole genome shotgun sequence, a single genomic window includes:
- the LOC116255424 gene encoding uncharacterized protein LOC116255424 isoform X1, giving the protein MFCKSASQLLKELAYNDNDQLTPFNNDIFEQVFRECDEHHLHLQSLMRKIQDDGLDIQTTRNSDHFGAVIHHLSLIRNKRCLMAYMYNRAEIIRSLRWKIGTILPEEIQSKLNYSDEEYFKNHCAALEVYMSEIDLDLTVDMIPPKDPSIQVRVRCDIGDVLLGDQVASLTNNSVHLMKRTDAEQFISQFQGLMEEFT; this is encoded by the exons ATGTTCTGCAAGAGTGCATCTCAGTTGCTGAAGGAACTAGCATACAATGACAATGATCAGCTAACACCATTCAAT AATGATATCTTTGAACAAGTTTTCAGAGAATGTGATGAGCACCACTTGCATCTTCAGTCTTTGATGAG GAAAATTCAGGATGATGGATTAGACATACAAACAACTAGAAATTCTGATCATTTCGGTGCTGTAATTCACCACCTTTCCCTGATAAGAAACAAGCGTTGTCTTATGGCCTACAT GTACAACCGGGCAGAAATAATACGGAGCCTGAGATGGAAAATTGGGACTATACTTCCCGAAGAGATTCAATCAAAGCTTAACTACTCAGACGAGGAGTATTTCAAGAATCACTGTGCTGCTTTGGAGGTTTATATGTCAGAAATAGATCTGGATTTGAcagtg GACATGATCCCACCTAAGGATCCATCGATACAGGTCCGTGTCCGTTGTGATATTGGTGATGTCTTGCTTGGTGACCAGGTAGCATCACTGACTAACAACTCGGTGCATTTGATGAAGCGTACAGATGCCGAACAATTTATTTCCCAG TTTCAGGGGCTGATGGAAGAGTTCACTTAA
- the LOC116255424 gene encoding uncharacterized protein LOC116255424 isoform X2: MFCKSASQLLKELAYNDNDQLTPFNNDIFEQVFRECDEHHLHLQSLMRKIQDDGLDIQTTRNSDHFGAVIHHLSLIRNKRCLMAYMYNRAEIIRSLRWKIGTILPEEIQSKLNYSDEEYFKNHCAALEVYMSEIDLDLTVDMIPPKDPSIQVRVRCDIGDVLLGDQVASLTNNSVHLMKRTDAEQFISQGLMEEFT, translated from the exons ATGTTCTGCAAGAGTGCATCTCAGTTGCTGAAGGAACTAGCATACAATGACAATGATCAGCTAACACCATTCAAT AATGATATCTTTGAACAAGTTTTCAGAGAATGTGATGAGCACCACTTGCATCTTCAGTCTTTGATGAG GAAAATTCAGGATGATGGATTAGACATACAAACAACTAGAAATTCTGATCATTTCGGTGCTGTAATTCACCACCTTTCCCTGATAAGAAACAAGCGTTGTCTTATGGCCTACAT GTACAACCGGGCAGAAATAATACGGAGCCTGAGATGGAAAATTGGGACTATACTTCCCGAAGAGATTCAATCAAAGCTTAACTACTCAGACGAGGAGTATTTCAAGAATCACTGTGCTGCTTTGGAGGTTTATATGTCAGAAATAGATCTGGATTTGAcagtg GACATGATCCCACCTAAGGATCCATCGATACAGGTCCGTGTCCGTTGTGATATTGGTGATGTCTTGCTTGGTGACCAGGTAGCATCACTGACTAACAACTCGGTGCATTTGATGAAGCGTACAGATGCCGAACAATTTATTTCCCAG GGGCTGATGGAAGAGTTCACTTAA
- the LOC126410132 gene encoding uncharacterized protein LOC126410132 encodes MIRLLVPWRETQQFDAGQLCVQLAIRILSQTCSATGCERNWSVFQHIHSKKRNRLEHKRLNDLVYVRYNMKLRQRQLETTSTRKHHTQYDPIFIDHSDILDSWVEEKPSAILDEDDLDFLNVEGTTEIIEEGEAGGGVQWNLGDISFATEGIEEALNEENEDDDADDD; translated from the exons atgatacggcttctggtaccatggcgagagacacagcagttcgatgcaggacaactatgcgtccag cttgcaattagaatcctcagccaaacatgtagtgcaactggatgtgaaagaaattggagtgtatttcaacacatccatagtaagaagaggaataggctggaacataaaaggttgaatgaccttgtttatgttcgttataatatgaagttgagacaaag gcaactagaaacaacatctacgaggaagcatcacactcaatatgatcctatcttcattgaccattctgatatattagattcttgggttgaagaaaaaccatctgcaatacttgatgaggacgatcttgattttttgaacgttGAAGGAACAacagagattattgaagaaggagaggctggggggGGGGTGCAATGGAATCTTGGTGACATTtcatttgcaacagaggggatagaagaagcacttaatgaagaaaatgaagatgatgatgcagatgacgattga
- the LOC116255425 gene encoding uncharacterized protein LOC116255425 isoform X2: MFDKMFHLWDSVYNKISSEVLATLDIFAGCGGLSEGLQQSGVSMTKWAIEHDAAAAEAFKLNHKEAQVFNEDCNVILRFQNVNRGLEAPLQFFPPKSGKVKANIWKKLKAAVFCKKVHDSMAAAKYSRLP, encoded by the exons atgtttgataaaatgttTCATCTATGGGACTCTGTTTACAATAAAATATCTTCAGAAGTGTTGGCTACACTTGATATTTTTGCTGGATGTGGTGGTTTGTCTGAGGGGTTGCAGCAGTCAG GGGTTTCAATGACTAAATGGGCTATTGAACATGACGCTGCTGCTGCTGAAGCATTCAAACTTAACCACAAAGAAGCACAAGTGTTTAATGAAGACTGCAATGTGATTTTGAG ATTTCAGAATGTAAACAGAGGTTTAGAAGCTCCCCTGCAGTTCTTTCCACCAAAGAGCGGAAAAGTGAAGGCAAACATTTGGAAGAAGCTCAAGGCAGCAGTTTTCTGCAAGAAGGTTCATGACTCCATGGCTGCTGCAAAGTATTCTCGGTTGCCATAG
- the LOC116255425 gene encoding DNA (cytosine-5)-methyltransferase 2-like isoform X1 → MFDKMFHLWDSVYNKISSEVLATLDIFAGCGGLSEGLQQSGVSMTKWAIEHDAAAAEAFKLNHKEAQVFNEDCNVILRFPSHNMVPHYHGQISECKQRFRSSPAVLSTKERKSEGKHLEEAQGSSFLQEGS, encoded by the exons atgtttgataaaatgttTCATCTATGGGACTCTGTTTACAATAAAATATCTTCAGAAGTGTTGGCTACACTTGATATTTTTGCTGGATGTGGTGGTTTGTCTGAGGGGTTGCAGCAGTCAG GGGTTTCAATGACTAAATGGGCTATTGAACATGACGCTGCTGCTGCTGAAGCATTCAAACTTAACCACAAAGAAGCACAAGTGTTTAATGAAGACTGCAATGTGATTTTGAG ATTTCCATCACACAACATGGTACCACATTACCATGGACAGATTTCAGAATGTAAACAGAGGTTTAGAAGCTCCCCTGCAGTTCTTTCCACCAAAGAGCGGAAAAGTGAAGGCAAACATTTGGAAGAAGCTCAAGGCAGCAGTTTTCTGCAAGAAGGTTCATGA
- the LOC116255425 gene encoding DNA (cytosine-5)-methyltransferase 2-like isoform X3, producing MEMKSISPITHRVSMTKWAIEHDAAAAEAFKLNHKEAQVFNEDCNVILRFPSHNMVPHYHGQISECKQRFRSSPAVLSTKERKSEGKHLEEAQGSSFLQEGS from the exons ATGGAGATGAAGTCTATCTCTCCCATCACTCACC GGGTTTCAATGACTAAATGGGCTATTGAACATGACGCTGCTGCTGCTGAAGCATTCAAACTTAACCACAAAGAAGCACAAGTGTTTAATGAAGACTGCAATGTGATTTTGAG ATTTCCATCACACAACATGGTACCACATTACCATGGACAGATTTCAGAATGTAAACAGAGGTTTAGAAGCTCCCCTGCAGTTCTTTCCACCAAAGAGCGGAAAAGTGAAGGCAAACATTTGGAAGAAGCTCAAGGCAGCAGTTTTCTGCAAGAAGGTTCATGA
- the LOC116256643 gene encoding uncharacterized protein LOC116256643, translated as MASSAPRPGYPGHPQGPPDALAAGIENLYVTRPNAPVTRPPPFAGAGSSPTPIARTDAPTYAPPLWGVSPPPFVTGNIGPGRPMGFAQPPPPAASRPGPFSASPPSSGPTAISNGPAAFVPPGSRFPPTVQGLPGLARGPPPPPGVRPMADSQNVPGILPQV; from the coding sequence ATGGCGTCCTCGGCACCTAGACCTGGCTACCCCGGCCATCCTCAGGGGCCGCCCGACGCTCTAGCCGCGGGTATTGAGAACCTGTACGTGACTCGCCCTAACGCGCCGGTTACTCGTCCTCCGCCCTTTGCCGGCGCCGGATCCTCCCCAACGCCCATCGCTCGCACGGACGCACCTACGTACGCTCCTCCTCTTTGGGGCGTGTCGCCTCCGCCGTTTGTGACGGGGAATATTGGGCCTGGTCGACCGATGGGGTTCGCTCAGCCGCCTCCTCCGGCCGCGTCTAGGCCGGGCCCGTTCTCCGCTTCGCCGCCCTCAAGCGGTCCGACGGCTATAAGTAACGGACCAGCAGCGTTTGTGCCTCCTGGATCTCGATTTCCTCCTACCGTGCAGGGTCTGCCTGGTTTGGCGCGTGGGCCTCCGCCGCCACCCGGCGTACGTCCGATGGCTGATAGTCAGAACGTTCCCGGCATCCTGCCGCAGGTTTAA
- the LOC116255423 gene encoding uncharacterized protein LOC116255423 isoform X1, whose translation MMQPQATPFVGASHASVAPPMQAAPAPFSGGQSGSPTMRPPAPPFLGATQSVPPLMQAPPAPFMGSSQPMPPPMQQPPPPFVGGSQDASATTTHVLTVRLPTMAESARSDSTSFTDETPCDYYCNLGPDGRRRDADERPELCRGTVEFVASKEYMVRDPMPAVFFFLVDVSMNAIQSGATAAACSAVSQSINDLPDSPRTMVGFATYDSTVPLPVSLLSLYLSPPSLSTLRPSSFLLFSIYHFRALLFVPFPKPCSGRHQLQRRGHRPSQPGE comes from the exons ATGATGCAGCCCCAGGCGACGCCGTTCGTGGGCGCTAGTCATGCTTCAGTTGCCCCACCGATGCAAGCAGCCCCAGCGCCATTCAGCGGTGGCCAATCTGGTTCACCCACTATGCGGCCGCCTGCACCTCCGTTCTTGGGAGCTACTCAGAGCGTACCCCCGTTGATGCAGGCACCTCCAGCACCATTTATGGGTAGCAGCCAACCTATGCCACCTCCCATGCAACAGCCTCCTCCGCCATTTGTAGGTGGTAGTCAAGATGCCTCCGCCACCACCACCCACGTCCTTACCGTACGGCTCCCAACCATGGCCGAGTCAGCTCGCTCAGACTCCACAA GTTTTACTGATGAGACACCTTGCGACTATTACTGCAATTTAGGACCCGATGGTAGGCGTCGGGATGCTGATGAAAGGCCTGAATTGTGCCGGGGAACCGTTGAATTTGTTGCCTCAAAGGAATACATG GTTCGTGATCCAATGCCTgctgtttttttcttccttgtggATGTCTCCATGAATGCCATTCAAAGTGGGGCAACTGCAGCAGCTTGCAGTGCAGTGTCTCAAAGCATTAATGACCTTCCT GATAGTCCTCGGACCATGGTTGGTTTTGCAACATATGATTCAACCGTTCCACTCCCagtctctctcctctccctctaCCTCTCGCCACCATCTCTCTCGACTCTCCgaccttcttcctttcttctcttctccattTATCATTTCCGCGCTCTCCTTTTCGTTCCTTTCCCGAAGCCGTGCAGCGGGCGCCACCAGCTCCAGCGACGAGGTCACCGACCTTCTCAGCCGGGTGAATAG
- the LOC116255423 gene encoding uncharacterized protein LOC116255423 isoform X6 has translation MMQPQATPFVGASHASVAPPMQAAPAPFSGGQSGSPTMRPPAPPFLGATQSVPPLMQAPPAPFMGSSQPMPPPMQQPPPPFVGGSQDASATTTHVLTVRLPTMAESARSDSTSFTDETPCDYYCNLGPDGRRRDADERPELCRGTVEFVASKEYMVRDPMPAVFFFLVDVSMNAIQSGATAAACSAVSQSINDLPEWLGCLYGVAVLKFFHQPLLPNMPLCNPFTSKAEMT, from the exons ATGATGCAGCCCCAGGCGACGCCGTTCGTGGGCGCTAGTCATGCTTCAGTTGCCCCACCGATGCAAGCAGCCCCAGCGCCATTCAGCGGTGGCCAATCTGGTTCACCCACTATGCGGCCGCCTGCACCTCCGTTCTTGGGAGCTACTCAGAGCGTACCCCCGTTGATGCAGGCACCTCCAGCACCATTTATGGGTAGCAGCCAACCTATGCCACCTCCCATGCAACAGCCTCCTCCGCCATTTGTAGGTGGTAGTCAAGATGCCTCCGCCACCACCACCCACGTCCTTACCGTACGGCTCCCAACCATGGCCGAGTCAGCTCGCTCAGACTCCACAA GTTTTACTGATGAGACACCTTGCGACTATTACTGCAATTTAGGACCCGATGGTAGGCGTCGGGATGCTGATGAAAGGCCTGAATTGTGCCGGGGAACCGTTGAATTTGTTGCCTCAAAGGAATACATG GTTCGTGATCCAATGCCTgctgtttttttcttccttgtggATGTCTCCATGAATGCCATTCAAAGTGGGGCAACTGCAGCAGCTTGCAGTGCAGTGTCTCAAAGCATTAATGACCTTCCT GAATGGTTGGGTTGTTTGTATGGTGTAGCGGTTCTGAAGTTCTTTCACCAGCCGCTTCTCCCCAATATGCCACTTTGCAATCCCTTCACGTCAAAGGCTGAAATGACTTGA